In Engraulis encrasicolus isolate BLACKSEA-1 chromosome 24, IST_EnEncr_1.0, whole genome shotgun sequence, a single genomic region encodes these proteins:
- the marveld1 gene encoding MARVEL domain-containing protein 1: protein MAPQTESAAATAGSDIRGRVKSVAGVLRLLQLLLGACIWVTIAANRYDGAVHFALAVAVLFWLLTLAALVLGALDRHWVVPLIGGERWPITTLVLDVGALVLLLVANGILGVKMERLTYCTVTQYKYKTSCLYSVYLTATIFAALTSATYLVSAVYRIVMKCRGQTPPL, encoded by the coding sequence atgGCCCCTCAGACCGAGTCGGCGGCGGCGACGGCAGGAAGTGACATCAGAGGCCGCGTGAAGAGTGTCGCCGGGGTGCTGCGCCTCCTGCAGCTGTTGCTAGGCGCCTGCATCTGGGTGACCATCGCGGCTAACCGCTACGACGGGGCGGTGCACTTCGCGCTGGCCGTCGCCGTCCTCTTCTGGCTCTTGACCCTCGCCGCGCTGGTGCTCGGAGCCCTGGACCGCCATTGGGTGGTTCCCTTGATCGGCGGCGAgcgctggccaatcacaacgctaGTGCTGGACGTGGGCGCGctcgtgctgctgctggtggccaATGGGATCCTGGGGGTGAAGATGGAGCGCCTCACCTACTGCACGGTGACGCAGTACAAGTACAAGACCAGCTGCCTGTACAGCGTCTACCTCACCGCCACCATCTTCGCAGCCCTGACCTCGGCCACTTACCTAGTGTCCGCCGTCTACCGGATTGTCATGAAGTGTCGCGGACAAACGCCacctctataa